The following are encoded in a window of bacterium BMS3Abin11 genomic DNA:
- the narK gene encoding nitrate/nitrite transporter NarK, producing the protein MTDIKKWEVEDNDFWESTGKKIATRNLWISIPSLLCGFAVWLMWGIITVQMLNLGFEFSKAELFTLMSIAGLSGATLRIPSTFFIRIAGGRNTVFFTTALLMIPAVGAGIALQDKNTPLWIFQVLALLSGFGGGNFASSMSNISFFFPKRVQGTSLGLNAGLGNFGVTTMQILVPLVMTVGIFGGTSMILENSSGTLIGKIPAGTETYIQNAGFVWLLLLIPLAFAGWFGMNNIVTETVTPHPGTPLQAFSKITGLLAIAFATAIAGLYLLLPPPTGIGLLSKWIVLPVVIAATVLLMLYLTRGGLQQNLKRQYKIFGDKHTWAMTVIYTMTFGSFIGYSAAFPLAIKVIFGYTHIAGPDGVLVHDALNPNGPSALMYAWMGPFIGALIRPVGGKIADKVGGAKVTQIVSIVMIICALGVAYFMAAAYRSPTPEQYFWPFFALFIILFAATGVGNGSTFRTTAMVFNAEQAGPVLGWTSAVAAYGAFIIPKVFGEQIKATTPEYALYGFAIFYAICLVLNWWFYLRPNAYVKNP; encoded by the coding sequence ATGACTGATATTAAAAAGTGGGAAGTCGAAGATAATGATTTCTGGGAATCAACAGGAAAGAAGATAGCGACGCGAAATCTCTGGATCTCTATCCCCAGCCTGCTATGCGGGTTCGCAGTTTGGCTTATGTGGGGCATCATTACCGTGCAGATGCTCAATCTGGGTTTTGAGTTTTCAAAAGCTGAACTTTTTACCCTCATGTCCATTGCCGGATTATCCGGCGCAACCTTGAGAATTCCGAGTACCTTTTTTATCCGCATTGCCGGCGGGAGGAATACGGTTTTCTTTACAACGGCCTTGTTGATGATTCCTGCCGTTGGGGCGGGCATTGCGTTACAGGATAAAAACACCCCACTTTGGATATTTCAGGTACTGGCCCTGCTTTCCGGTTTTGGTGGCGGTAATTTCGCATCCTCCATGTCAAATATTAGTTTTTTCTTCCCGAAACGTGTACAGGGAACCTCTTTGGGGCTCAATGCGGGGCTGGGGAACTTTGGCGTTACTACCATGCAGATCCTGGTGCCGTTGGTGATGACCGTCGGAATATTTGGCGGTACATCGATGATCCTGGAAAATAGCAGTGGCACATTGATCGGAAAAATTCCTGCTGGTACTGAAACCTATATTCAGAATGCGGGGTTCGTATGGCTGTTATTGCTTATCCCGCTTGCCTTTGCGGGCTGGTTTGGCATGAATAACATCGTGACTGAAACTGTCACCCCTCACCCGGGTACGCCTCTCCAGGCGTTTTCGAAAATCACCGGGTTGCTGGCAATCGCATTTGCAACCGCCATTGCGGGTCTGTATCTGCTTTTGCCTCCTCCGACAGGGATAGGATTGCTAAGTAAGTGGATAGTCTTACCCGTGGTTATTGCCGCGACAGTATTGCTGATGCTCTATCTCACCCGGGGCGGATTACAGCAAAACCTGAAGCGACAATATAAGATATTTGGGGATAAACATACATGGGCCATGACAGTGATCTACACCATGACCTTCGGCTCGTTCATCGGTTATTCGGCGGCCTTTCCGCTGGCCATCAAGGTAATCTTCGGGTACACCCACATAGCAGGCCCTGATGGCGTACTCGTACATGATGCATTAAATCCAAATGGGCCCAGTGCCCTGATGTATGCCTGGATGGGTCCATTTATCGGGGCCTTGATCCGGCCAGTGGGGGGCAAGATTGCAGATAAGGTAGGGGGTGCAAAGGTCACGCAGATCGTCTCCATCGTGATGATTATTTGTGCCCTGGGTGTGGCCTATTTTATGGCGGCGGCCTACAGGTCACCCACTCCTGAACAGTATTTCTGGCCGTTCTTTGCTTTATTTATTATCTTGTTCGCTGCTACGGGTGTAGGCAATGGTTCAACGTTCAGAACCACCGCCATGGTGTTTAATGCAGAGCAGGCAGGGCCCGTGCTGGGCTGGACATCGGCCGTTGCTGCTTATGGTGCCTTTATTATACCCAAGGTATTTGGTGAGCAAATCAAAGCCACGACACCGGAATATGCCCTTTACGGGTTTGCGATTTTCTATGCAATCTGTCTCGTGTTGAACTGGTGGTTTTATTTGCGACCCAATGCTTACGTCAAGAACCCTTAG
- the narH gene encoding respiratory nitrate reductase 1 beta chain, whose protein sequence is MDIRSQISMVFHLDKCIGCHTCSIACKNIWTDRKGAEYMWWNNVETKPGTGYPGKWEDQDIYKGGWEKKGNDIKLKGAGKKKGLSNIFHNPHLPVIDDYYEPFTYKYLDLIESPASEDQPTARPVSLITGKPMDIKMGPNWDDDLSGTPDYARNDVNMKNLTPAEQQAMFQLEKMAFFYLPRICNHCLNPGCVAACPSGAIYKRGEDGIVLINQKVCRAWRMCVTACPYKKAYYNWHTGKSEKCILCYPRIEAGYAPACMHSCVGRIRYLGVMLYDADQIHEIASADKDKLIDKQLDMLMDPFDEEVIASAKKNGVADSTIKAAQKSPIYKFVKKWGMALPLHAEFRTLPMLFYVPPLLPVMASLTNVDNSEQAEKLGDISKYWPDNWLYDTSTEELWGTVEQARFPIQYMANLFSAGDTEMIKLRIKKLMAVRIHRRWKTVGDIPEERARQALNDVGLTPELADEIYYLTSLAKFDDRFVVPAAHREQAIEMVENTGDVKGSTGFGFKQGTAKRGL, encoded by the coding sequence ATGGATATACGATCACAAATTTCGATGGTGTTTCATTTGGATAAATGTATCGGCTGTCATACCTGTTCGATTGCCTGCAAGAATATCTGGACAGACCGTAAAGGTGCCGAGTACATGTGGTGGAACAATGTAGAGACCAAACCGGGAACCGGTTATCCAGGTAAATGGGAAGATCAGGATATCTATAAAGGCGGCTGGGAAAAGAAGGGTAATGATATTAAATTAAAAGGTGCGGGCAAGAAAAAGGGCCTGAGCAATATTTTTCACAATCCCCACCTGCCGGTAATCGATGATTATTATGAACCCTTCACCTACAAATATCTTGATCTGATTGAATCACCTGCTAGTGAAGATCAACCAACGGCCCGTCCGGTTTCCCTGATTACCGGTAAACCCATGGACATCAAGATGGGGCCAAACTGGGATGATGATTTAAGTGGTACGCCGGATTACGCCAGGAATGATGTCAACATGAAGAACCTTACGCCTGCGGAGCAACAGGCGATGTTTCAACTGGAGAAGATGGCCTTTTTCTATCTGCCCAGAATTTGTAATCATTGTTTGAATCCAGGTTGTGTTGCGGCCTGTCCTTCAGGTGCGATATATAAGCGAGGAGAAGACGGTATTGTCCTGATTAACCAGAAAGTCTGCCGTGCCTGGCGCATGTGTGTCACTGCCTGCCCCTATAAAAAAGCGTATTACAACTGGCATACTGGGAAGTCCGAAAAATGCATACTTTGCTACCCGCGCATTGAGGCAGGCTACGCACCTGCTTGTATGCACTCCTGTGTCGGGCGTATCCGTTACCTGGGTGTCATGTTGTATGACGCTGACCAGATTCATGAGATTGCGTCAGCGGACAAAGACAAACTGATCGATAAGCAGTTGGACATGCTGATGGATCCCTTTGACGAGGAAGTCATTGCATCAGCGAAAAAGAACGGCGTCGCAGACTCAACGATCAAGGCAGCCCAAAAATCACCTATTTATAAATTCGTGAAAAAGTGGGGAATGGCATTACCGCTGCATGCCGAGTTCCGAACCCTGCCGATGCTTTTCTACGTGCCTCCATTGCTACCTGTCATGGCATCGCTAACGAATGTTGATAATTCTGAACAGGCAGAAAAGCTGGGTGATATTTCCAAATACTGGCCGGATAACTGGCTTTACGATACCAGTACCGAAGAACTCTGGGGGACTGTCGAACAGGCCCGTTTCCCCATACAGTACATGGCAAACCTGTTTAGTGCGGGCGACACGGAAATGATCAAATTGCGCATCAAGAAGTTAATGGCTGTAAGAATACACCGGAGATGGAAAACTGTTGGAGATATACCTGAAGAAAGAGCAAGACAGGCATTGAATGATGTAGGGCTTACACCAGAGCTTGCAGATGAGATTTATTATTTGACCTCACTTGCCAAGTTTGATGATCGATTTGTAGTGCCAGCAGCGCATCGGGAACAGGCCATCGAAATGGTGGAAAATACAGGTGACGTAAAGGGAAGTACTGGATTTGGTTTCAAGCAAGGTACTGCAAAGAGAGGGTTGTAA
- the narV gene encoding respiratory nitrate reductase 2 gamma chain, which translates to MTSLNNFLFIAFPYIAIVVFFIGTIYRYKSTAFTVSSMSSQFLEGKTVFWGIVPFHFGIIIIFLGHLLVFLLPEDVLRWNSNPERLILHEGIGFTFGISVLLGLSILVVRRWLNPRLQMVTNRMDVVIEVLLLAQIVLGLWIALGYRWGSSWFAADLSPYLWSIFKFDPQIKAVSALPVVIKLHIVGAFLIFLLIPFTRLMHFLVAPFHYIGRRYQVVMWNWDKDQVRNPKTAWQVTRPKNN; encoded by the coding sequence ATGACTTCATTAAATAATTTCCTGTTTATTGCATTCCCATATATCGCTATAGTCGTTTTTTTCATCGGGACAATCTACCGCTACAAATCGACTGCGTTTACAGTTTCGAGCATGTCTTCGCAGTTTCTTGAGGGGAAAACGGTTTTCTGGGGGATCGTCCCTTTCCATTTTGGAATAATAATAATATTCCTCGGACATTTGCTTGTCTTTTTACTTCCGGAAGATGTGTTGCGATGGAACAGCAATCCTGAGCGCCTCATCCTGCATGAAGGGATAGGCTTTACCTTTGGTATATCCGTATTGCTAGGGTTGTCGATTCTGGTTGTTAGACGATGGCTTAATCCAAGATTGCAAATGGTCACTAATCGTATGGATGTCGTCATCGAAGTGTTATTACTGGCTCAAATTGTCCTGGGTCTCTGGATCGCACTGGGTTATCGCTGGGGATCGTCGTGGTTTGCGGCTGATCTCTCGCCTTATTTATGGTCTATTTTCAAGTTTGATCCACAGATCAAGGCAGTCAGTGCCCTGCCTGTTGTGATCAAGCTCCATATTGTCGGTGCCTTCCTGATTTTTCTATTAATCCCCTTCACACGCCTGATGCATTTTCTGGTGGCACCTTTTCACTATATCGGGCGTCGGTACCAGGTTGTTATGTGGAATTGGGACAAGGATCAGGTTCGCAATCCCAAGACGGCATGGCAGGTTACCCGACCAAAGAATAACTAG
- the nasA gene encoding nitrate transporter, translating to MEQVATAKSHKALLLSTTAFTICFAVWMLNGVLVTFLVSNQVYDWGPVEIGWLLGIPVLTGSIFRLPAGMLTDKFGGKPVYSALLFIVAVPMYLLSYADGFVEFAILGFGFGLAGVSFAIGIAYTSVWYPRKNQGTALGIFGAGNAGAALTLVFAPTLLNTFTDNGANIEGWRQLPVYYAIILVIMGVLFLVFADNKKPASHGKNMVEMLQPLKHMRVWRYGLYYFLVFGNFVAFSQWLVPYFVNVYYLPLVTAGILAALFSFPSGIIRAAGGWMSDRWGGRAVMYWVLGLSVAISFMLVIPKMDIYSPGRGIMNKISGTVTAVSKNHIVVNDKEYHLKENDQSFEGLDDNIVVFPTKSTWQEPIVEVGQKVERKELLAKGITRIYFQANVWIFAGLVLILGSVWGVGKAAVYRLIPDYYPEEVGVVGGMVGVLGGLGGFFSPIIFGYLLEYTGLWTSAWMFIWVLSVTCLFWMHNVIVRTEHKEHPGDDSKI from the coding sequence GTGGAACAAGTTGCTACTGCCAAATCACATAAGGCCCTTTTACTAAGCACCACTGCATTTACCATATGTTTTGCGGTCTGGATGCTGAACGGCGTCCTGGTCACTTTTCTTGTTTCGAACCAGGTGTATGACTGGGGTCCAGTGGAAATCGGCTGGTTGCTGGGTATCCCGGTTCTGACGGGTTCGATTTTCCGCCTTCCCGCAGGTATGTTGACGGATAAATTTGGTGGTAAACCTGTTTATTCGGCATTGCTCTTCATAGTCGCTGTGCCTATGTATTTGCTGTCCTATGCGGATGGTTTTGTTGAATTTGCTATTCTTGGTTTTGGTTTTGGCCTGGCAGGTGTAAGTTTTGCCATTGGCATTGCCTATACTTCCGTTTGGTATCCGAGAAAAAATCAGGGCACGGCCCTGGGTATCTTTGGTGCCGGCAATGCGGGTGCAGCACTGACCCTGGTTTTTGCGCCAACGCTGTTGAACACTTTTACTGATAATGGCGCAAATATTGAGGGCTGGCGTCAGTTACCCGTTTATTATGCCATCATACTGGTCATTATGGGTGTTCTGTTTCTTGTCTTTGCCGATAACAAAAAACCCGCCTCTCATGGAAAAAATATGGTAGAAATGCTACAGCCATTAAAGCATATGAGGGTGTGGCGTTATGGTCTGTATTATTTTCTGGTCTTCGGTAACTTTGTCGCCTTTTCCCAGTGGTTGGTGCCTTATTTTGTCAATGTCTACTATCTGCCACTGGTGACGGCCGGCATTCTGGCGGCCCTGTTTAGTTTTCCCTCTGGAATTATTCGTGCAGCAGGTGGCTGGATGTCCGACAGGTGGGGCGGCCGGGCAGTGATGTATTGGGTGCTGGGTCTGTCCGTTGCTATAAGTTTTATGTTGGTTATACCAAAAATGGACATCTATTCCCCCGGCAGGGGAATTATGAACAAGATTTCAGGAACGGTGACTGCCGTATCTAAAAATCATATTGTTGTTAATGATAAAGAATATCACCTCAAGGAAAATGACCAGTCATTTGAAGGGCTGGATGATAACATCGTGGTCTTTCCTACCAAATCCACCTGGCAGGAACCTATTGTAGAGGTAGGCCAAAAGGTCGAGCGCAAAGAACTCCTTGCCAAAGGTATTACCCGGATTTATTTCCAGGCCAATGTGTGGATCTTTGCGGGCCTTGTACTCATCTTAGGGAGTGTCTGGGGGGTGGGTAAGGCCGCTGTGTATCGGCTTATCCCCGATTATTATCCCGAAGAGGTCGGCGTGGTTGGTGGCATGGTAGGTGTACTTGGGGGCCTGGGGGGGTTTTTCAGCCCTATCATATTCGGATATTTATTAGAATACACGGGCCTGTGGACCAGCGCCTGGATGTTTATATGGGTCCTCTCGGTTACCTGCCTGTTCTGGATGCACAATGTAATTGTGCGTACGGAGCATAAGGAACATCCAGGGGACGATAGCAAGATTTGA
- a CDS encoding nitrate reductase delta subunit: MVSSKVLQREGCKVKLLAHYHSMADLFVYPDLEYPQKVRNTIDFLNGGYPKAIVELERFLDLLPEKELRTMQELFTRTFDVQSATTLDVGYVLFGDDYKRGELLANLNREHLAVNNDCRHELADHLPNLLRLMGKLKDEELTDELVQEIIAPALSMMIYEFAPERVEKKNEAYKKHFKTLIEAPSKQLEVTTLYQYALKALYEVLKQDFSFNEKIMSKPTSDFLQSVIKENEIEVKAEQSGACFSDTCNISER, translated from the coding sequence TTGGTTTCAAGCAAGGTACTGCAAAGAGAGGGTTGTAAGGTGAAGTTATTAGCACACTATCACTCAATGGCAGATTTGTTTGTATATCCTGACCTTGAGTATCCGCAAAAGGTCAGGAACACAATCGATTTTCTAAACGGGGGTTACCCGAAAGCGATTGTCGAACTTGAAAGGTTCCTGGATCTCCTTCCCGAAAAGGAATTGAGAACCATGCAGGAGTTGTTTACCCGCACATTTGATGTCCAGTCGGCCACCACCCTGGATGTAGGTTACGTCCTTTTTGGAGATGACTACAAAAGGGGTGAGCTGCTGGCCAATCTGAACCGGGAACACCTCGCGGTAAACAATGATTGCCGACACGAACTGGCTGACCACCTCCCGAATCTTTTACGGCTGATGGGAAAATTGAAAGATGAAGAGCTGACTGACGAACTGGTGCAGGAAATCATTGCGCCTGCGCTTTCAATGATGATCTATGAATTCGCTCCGGAACGTGTTGAAAAGAAAAATGAGGCTTACAAGAAACACTTTAAGACCCTGATTGAAGCGCCTTCGAAACAACTGGAGGTTACTACGCTTTATCAATATGCACTAAAGGCATTGTATGAAGTACTCAAGCAGGATTTTTCATTTAACGAAAAGATTATGTCGAAACCGACGAGTGATTTTTTGCAATCCGTAATAAAAGAAAATGAGATAGAAGTAAAAGCTGAACAATCAGGTGCCTGTTTTTCAGACACCTGTAATATAAGTGAGAGATAA
- the narG gene encoding respiratory nitrate reductase 1 alpha chain — translation MGWIKNIISPETRQWEEFYRNRFQHDRIVRSTHGVNCTGGCSWQIHVKDGIVVWETQQLDYPLLEDSLPPYEPRGCQRGISYSWYLYSPLRIKYPLIRSSLIEAFREEKEKVGGDPLLAWESLQANTEKRRKYQKARGMGGFMRASWDEVLELMAAANIYTAKKYGPDRLFGFSPIPAMSMLSYAAGGRFLQLFGGVNLSFYDWYCDLPTAFPEIWGEQTDVCESADWYNSKMIADMGACLNMTRTPDCHFFAESRHNGTKAVVFSPDFSQVCKYADQWVPLHAGSDGALWMAVSHVILKEFHHDKQTPYFLEYSKKYTDSAFLVKLEKDGDHYKPGRLLRAKELQEFKDISNGDWKFVSCDENDGRLVVPKGSMGHRWDKEPGKWNMKLENTVDNKPYDPALTFLNDNDDVLQTEFIEWGLDKKSLRGVPVKKVKTTSGTAVVTTVYDLIMAQYGVGRGLKGDYPADYTDKDASYTPAWQEIFTGVDSKTILQFAREWANTANITKGKCMIIIGAGINHWYHANLMYRAGAMALMLSGCVGRNGGGLNHYVGQEKLAPSDSWGSIAFAKDWHDAVRLQQAPLWHYINTCQYRYDGQYSRYNTVPDNEMTRMHTADTIFKSVRNGWMPYYPQFNANPLDLCKDAIKAGAKNDDDIKKAVLEKLKSRELEYSIADPEAPENHPRVWYIWRGNAITGSMKGHEYCLKHYLGTHSNVIGKDSDDHTEEVKWHDVAPVGKMDLVVDLNFRMDSSALYSDIVLPAASWYEKADLNSTDLHSFIHPLSAAIAPVWESKTDWDIFKELAKATSELAKTHLAEPQKDIIAAPLAHDTADEITQPEIKDWYKGECEAIPGKTMHKLAIVDRDYTMLYEKYITLGDNIRAKGLGAHGNHYMCEAEYDEMIESNHFPTRELDGKIYPSIEEDVMAANAVLHLSTLTNGKLTVRAYENMEKKTGLDLVHLGKGSEDVKITYADLQAQPRRYNTSPLWSGLMNDGRAYCAYTYNYDMLVPWRTLTGRQHFYLDHEMYIGYGENLPTYKPAPKPEVYGDLKETLKNGDALVLNYLTPHGKWHIHSTYMENLRMLTLSRGCEPCWMSEVDAEKMGIQDNDWVEVHNDHGVYCTRAVVSARIPRGVCIVYHVPERTVGIPKSQLRGGRRGGGHNSVTRIHLKPNYLSGGYGQFSYHFNYWGPIAPQRDTHVIVKRMDKVVF, via the coding sequence ATGGGCTGGATAAAAAATATTATTTCACCAGAAACTCGACAGTGGGAAGAGTTCTATAGGAACCGTTTCCAACACGATCGTATTGTCAGAAGTACGCATGGTGTGAACTGTACCGGAGGCTGCTCCTGGCAGATTCACGTTAAGGACGGAATCGTTGTTTGGGAAACGCAACAGCTGGATTACCCGTTGCTTGAAGATTCACTGCCGCCATATGAACCCCGGGGATGTCAAAGAGGGATATCCTATTCCTGGTATCTGTATAGCCCGCTACGCATTAAGTACCCATTGATCAGGAGCTCGCTGATTGAAGCCTTTCGTGAAGAAAAAGAAAAGGTGGGTGGCGATCCATTGCTGGCGTGGGAGTCTTTGCAGGCCAATACCGAAAAACGCAGGAAATATCAAAAAGCACGCGGCATGGGCGGTTTCATGCGCGCCAGCTGGGATGAAGTGCTTGAACTGATGGCGGCCGCTAACATCTACACGGCGAAAAAATACGGACCGGACAGGCTCTTTGGTTTTTCACCGATCCCGGCTATGTCCATGTTGAGTTACGCAGCTGGCGGACGCTTCCTGCAGCTGTTCGGCGGCGTCAACCTCAGTTTCTACGACTGGTATTGCGATCTGCCGACCGCCTTCCCCGAAATCTGGGGAGAGCAGACGGACGTGTGTGAAAGCGCGGACTGGTACAACTCAAAGATGATCGCCGACATGGGGGCCTGTCTGAACATGACACGCACACCGGATTGCCACTTTTTTGCGGAATCCAGACACAACGGTACCAAGGCGGTGGTGTTCTCGCCCGACTTCTCCCAGGTCTGTAAATATGCGGATCAGTGGGTTCCTCTGCACGCCGGTAGTGATGGTGCACTCTGGATGGCGGTCTCGCATGTCATCCTGAAAGAATTCCACCATGACAAACAGACACCCTATTTCCTTGAATACTCCAAAAAATATACCGATAGTGCGTTCCTGGTGAAGCTGGAGAAAGACGGCGACCACTATAAGCCGGGTCGGTTGCTGCGTGCCAAAGAGTTACAGGAATTCAAAGATATCAGTAATGGCGACTGGAAATTCGTCAGTTGCGACGAAAATGACGGGCGCCTGGTGGTACCCAAGGGCTCGATGGGCCATCGCTGGGATAAAGAGCCCGGCAAATGGAACATGAAACTCGAAAATACAGTAGATAATAAGCCTTATGACCCTGCGTTGACATTCCTGAACGATAATGATGACGTTCTGCAAACCGAGTTTATTGAATGGGGCCTCGATAAGAAATCACTAAGGGGTGTGCCAGTCAAGAAGGTTAAAACAACGTCAGGAACCGCCGTTGTAACCACCGTTTATGACTTGATTATGGCCCAGTACGGGGTTGGCCGCGGTCTCAAAGGCGATTATCCCGCTGACTATACCGACAAAGATGCATCCTATACACCAGCCTGGCAGGAAATATTTACCGGTGTGGATTCCAAAACGATCCTGCAGTTTGCGCGTGAATGGGCCAATACCGCCAATATAACCAAGGGCAAATGCATGATTATCATCGGTGCCGGTATCAATCACTGGTACCACGCCAATCTGATGTATCGTGCCGGGGCGATGGCCTTGATGCTAAGTGGTTGTGTCGGTCGTAACGGTGGTGGACTTAACCACTATGTGGGGCAGGAAAAACTCGCACCCTCGGATTCCTGGGGTTCGATTGCATTCGCCAAGGACTGGCACGATGCGGTTCGGCTGCAGCAGGCGCCGCTATGGCATTACATTAATACCTGCCAGTACCGTTATGATGGCCAGTATTCCCGATACAATACAGTGCCCGATAACGAGATGACCCGTATGCATACCGCAGACACGATTTTCAAATCGGTACGCAACGGCTGGATGCCTTACTACCCACAATTTAATGCCAATCCGCTAGACCTTTGCAAGGATGCGATAAAAGCCGGTGCGAAGAATGACGACGACATAAAAAAGGCCGTGCTGGAGAAACTAAAATCGAGGGAGCTGGAATATTCAATTGCCGACCCGGAGGCTCCGGAAAACCACCCCAGGGTCTGGTATATCTGGCGGGGCAATGCGATCACCGGCAGCATGAAGGGCCATGAATATTGCCTGAAGCATTACCTGGGTACGCATTCGAATGTTATCGGTAAGGATTCGGACGATCACACCGAAGAAGTGAAGTGGCATGATGTGGCTCCGGTAGGAAAAATGGATCTGGTAGTGGATCTGAATTTCCGCATGGATTCTTCGGCGCTATATTCCGATATCGTACTGCCGGCGGCTTCCTGGTACGAAAAAGCGGATCTGAACAGTACGGATTTGCATTCCTTCATCCATCCCTTGTCGGCTGCGATCGCCCCTGTGTGGGAATCCAAGACGGATTGGGATATTTTTAAAGAGTTGGCAAAGGCGACCAGCGAACTGGCGAAGACTCATCTGGCCGAACCGCAGAAGGACATCATTGCCGCCCCGTTGGCCCACGATACCGCCGATGAGATAACCCAGCCGGAGATCAAGGACTGGTACAAGGGTGAATGCGAGGCGATCCCCGGCAAGACCATGCACAAGCTTGCGATCGTCGATCGTGACTACACGATGCTTTACGAGAAGTACATCACCCTCGGCGACAATATCAGGGCCAAGGGTCTGGGCGCGCACGGCAATCACTATATGTGTGAGGCCGAGTACGATGAGATGATTGAATCCAACCATTTTCCAACCCGGGAGCTGGACGGCAAGATCTATCCATCCATTGAAGAAGATGTGATGGCGGCCAATGCGGTACTCCACCTTTCTACTCTGACAAACGGAAAGTTGACGGTCAGGGCCTACGAAAATATGGAGAAGAAGACCGGCCTGGATCTGGTTCATCTGGGCAAAGGCAGTGAGGACGTAAAGATCACTTATGCGGATCTGCAGGCACAGCCGAGGCGATATAACACCTCTCCCCTGTGGTCCGGCCTGATGAACGATGGCAGGGCATACTGTGCCTATACCTATAACTACGACATGCTGGTGCCGTGGAGGACATTGACCGGGCGTCAGCATTTTTATCTCGATCATGAGATGTATATCGGCTATGGCGAGAATCTCCCAACCTATAAACCGGCGCCAAAGCCGGAGGTTTACGGAGACCTGAAGGAAACTCTGAAAAATGGCGATGCCCTGGTGCTTAACTATCTCACTCCCCATGGCAAATGGCATATCCATTCAACCTATATGGAAAACCTGCGGATGCTGACGTTGTCCCGCGGTTGTGAGCCTTGCTGGATGAGCGAGGTTGATGCCGAAAAGATGGGTATACAGGATAATGACTGGGTCGAGGTGCATAACGACCACGGTGTTTATTGTACCCGGGCAGTGGTAAGTGCGCGCATTCCTCGCGGCGTATGCATTGTCTACCACGTACCTGAAAGGACGGTAGGTATACCAAAGTCCCAGCTTCGTGGCGGCAGGCGTGGAGGTGGCCATAATAGCGTAACGCGAATTCACCTGAAGCCCAATTATCTATCCGGTGGTTACGGTCAATTCAGCTATCACTTTAATTACTGGGGTCCCATTGCACCACAACGGGATACACATGTGATAGTGAAAAGGATGGATAAGGTTGTTTTTTAA
- the petJ_2 gene encoding cytochrome c6, whose product MQSSIEQPTEGEVAKAQVKVWPVRALAVFTIVLFMGPVAEAQTGEQAFQSVCAACHSIGGGRIVGPDLAGVTDRRSQAWLEKFVKSSQSMIASGDPDAIAIYEKFNKITMPAGLIPDEQIKEVLAYIKVASAAGSSGAGEAQVVTKEPQKVATKEDITHGLNLFQGKIRFENAGPTCISCHDVKNDAVMGGGILAKELTTVFSELGGTGVRAILSKAPFPVMEAAYKNRALTKNEVFSLVAFLESASEQQAYQKPRDYGTGLLLSGVIGAFILFGFYSLLWLRRRKDSVNQKIYDRQVKSE is encoded by the coding sequence ATGCAATCATCAATAGAGCAACCAACAGAAGGGGAAGTCGCAAAAGCACAGGTCAAAGTATGGCCGGTTCGTGCTTTAGCGGTTTTTACAATTGTTCTTTTCATGGGGCCGGTAGCAGAGGCGCAGACGGGCGAACAAGCTTTCCAAAGTGTTTGTGCGGCATGTCATTCTATCGGGGGTGGCAGAATCGTTGGCCCCGATTTGGCCGGTGTCACTGACAGGCGGTCGCAGGCGTGGCTTGAAAAATTTGTAAAATCATCGCAATCAATGATTGCAAGCGGTGATCCCGATGCCATCGCCATATATGAGAAATTCAACAAAATCACCATGCCAGCCGGCCTTATACCCGATGAGCAAATCAAGGAAGTACTGGCATATATTAAAGTGGCGAGTGCAGCCGGCTCAAGTGGTGCAGGCGAAGCTCAAGTGGTTACAAAGGAGCCCCAAAAGGTCGCAACCAAAGAGGACATTACCCATGGGCTCAATCTGTTTCAGGGTAAAATCCGTTTTGAGAACGCAGGACCAACCTGTATCTCCTGTCATGATGTAAAAAATGATGCAGTGATGGGTGGTGGCATTCTGGCAAAGGAATTAACCACTGTATTTTCTGAATTGGGTGGCACCGGGGTACGGGCCATCCTGAGTAAGGCGCCCTTTCCTGTGATGGAGGCCGCTTACAAGAACAGGGCATTGACAAAAAATGAAGTATTTTCTCTGGTTGCCTTTTTAGAGAGCGCCTCTGAACAACAGGCCTATCAAAAGCCAAGAGATTACGGCACGGGACTTCTCCTCAGTGGTGTAATAGGCGCATTCATTTTATTTGGATTTTACTCCCTGCTCTGGTTGCGACGGAGAAAAGATTCGGTAAACCAGAAGATCTACGACCGGCAGGTCAAATCTGAATAG